Proteins encoded within one genomic window of Pristiophorus japonicus isolate sPriJap1 chromosome 11, sPriJap1.hap1, whole genome shotgun sequence:
- the LOC139275622 gene encoding mucin-19-like, whose protein sequence is MSVDASQRLSLPPPPLPTPGHPESATGQVCRRKVSGSGWHWAALGGSGRHWVAVGITGWQREAAGGTGRQWASLGGTGQQRAALGGTGLHWVTGRQRAALGLQPAAVGVTGQHWAALGSSGRQWAALGGSGRHWAGVGVTGRQWASLDDTGWEWVAVGITGHHWAAVGITGRQWASLGSSGHHWAAVGGTGQQRAELGCTGWHWVTGRQRAALGLQRVSLGSTGRQWAAAGGSGRHLAAVDDTGRHWVAVGTTGRQRAAVGITGRQWTAAGGTGRHWAAVGITGRQWAAAGVTGRQWTAASITGRQWAAAEGSGHQWAAADVTGRQRAARPAAGGSGRHWAALGGTGQQRVALGGSGRHWAAVGITGREWASLGGSGSHWVAVGVTGRQRAALGDSGWHWAAAGGTGLHWVTGRHWAAAGVTGRQWASLGGSGRHWAGVGGTGWQWASLGTTGRQWAAVGITGRQWTAAGGSGRHWVAAGGSGRHWAAVGITGRQRAAVGITGRQWTAASITGRQWASVDGSRWHWVAAGVTGRQRAALGGTGHHWAAAGSSGRHWVTAGITGRQRTALGGSGRYWKAAGFIGRQWASLGGSGRHWVAAGGTGRQQAALGGCGRHWAAADGTGWQRASLGGSGLHWAAVGFIGRQWASLGGCGRHWAAAGGTGWHWAVAGGTGRQRAALGGTGRLQAAAGGSGRQRAAVGGTGRHWAALGGSGRHWAAAGGSGRLRAALVGCGRHWAAAGGTGR, encoded by the coding sequence atgtcagtggatgcttcccagcggctctccctccctcccccccccctgcccactccaggccaccccgaaagtgccaCTGGGCAGGTCTGCAGGAGGAaagtcagcggcagtgggtggcactgggcggcactgggcggcagtggacggcactgggtggcagtgggcatcaCTGGATGGCAGCGGGAGGCAGCAGGCGGCACTGGGCGGCAGTGGGCTTCACTGGGCGgcactgggcagcagcgggcggcacTGGGCGGAACTGGGTTGCACTGGGtgactgggcggcagcgggcagcacTGGGCCTgcagccagcggcagtgggcgTCACTGGGCAACACTGGGCGgcactgggcagcagcgggcggcagtgggcggcactgGGCGGCAGTGGACGACACTGGGCGGGAGTGGGCGtcactgggcggcagtgggcgtcaCTGGACGACACTGGGtgggagtgggtggcagtgggcatcaCTGGGCACCACTGGGCAGCAGTGGGCAtcactgggcggcagtgggcgtcactgggcagcagtgggcatcactgggcagcagtgggtggcactgggcagcagcgggcggaacTGGGTTGCACTGGGTGGCACTGGGtgactgggcggcagcgggcagcacTGGGCCTGCAGCGGGTGTCACTGGGCAgcactgggcggcagtgggcggcagcgggcgggagtgggCGTCACTTGGCGGCAGTGGACGACACTGGGCggcactgggtggcagtgggcaccactgggcggcagcgggcagcagTGGGCATCActgggcggcagtggacggcagcGGGTGGCACTGGGCGTCACTGGGCAGCAGTAGGCAtcactgggcggcagtgggcggcagcgggcgtcACTGGGCGGCAGTGGACAGCAGCGAGCAtcactgggcggcagtgggcggcagcggaAGGCAGTGGGCATCAGTGGGCGGCAGCGGATGtcactgggcggcagcgggcagcacGGCCTGCAGCGGGCGGCAGCGGGCGTCACTGGGCAGCACTGGGCGGCACTGGGCAGCAGCGGGTGgcactgggcggcagtgggcgtcactgggcggcagtgggcatcaCTGGGCGGGAGTGGGCTTCACTGGGCGGCAGTGGGAGtcactgggtggcagtgggcgtcactgggcggcagcgggcggcactgggcgacagtgggtggcactgggcagcagcgggcggaacTGGGTTGCACTGGGTGACTGGGCGgcactgggcggcagcgggcgtcactgggcggcagtgggcgtcactgggcggcagtggacgacactgggcgggagtgggcggcactgggtggcagtgggcatcaCTGGGCAccactgggcggcagtgggcagcagtgggcatcactgggcggcagtggacggcagcgggcggcagtgggcgtcactgggtggcagcgggcggcagtgggcgtcactgggcagcagtgggcatcactgggcggcagcgggcggcagtggGCATCACTGGGCGGCAGTGGACAGCAGCGAGCAtcactgggcggcagtgggcgtcaGTGGACGGCAGCAGATGgcactgggtggcagcgggcgtcactgggcggcagcgggcggcactgggcggcactgggcatcactgggcggcagcgggcagcagCGGACGGCACTGGGTGACAGCGGGTATCACTGGGCGGCAGCGGACGgcactgggtggcagcgggcggtactGGAAGGCAGCGGGCTTCATTGGGCGGCAGTGGGCTTcattgggcggcagcgggcggcactgggtggcagcgggcggcactgggcggcagcaggcggctcTGGGCGGCTGCGGGCGTCACTGGGCGGCAGCGGATGGCACTGGGTGGCAGCGGGCTTCATTGGGCGGCAGTGGGCTTCATTGGGCGGCAGTGGGCTTCATTGGGCGGCAGTGGGCTTCATTGGGCGGCTGCGGGCGgcactgggcggcagcgggcggcactGGGTGGCACTGGGCGGTTGCAGGCGgcactgggcggcagcgggcggcactGGGCGGCACTGGGCGGCTGCaggcggcagcgggcggcagcgggcggcagcgggcggctgtgggcggcactgggcggcactgggcggcactgggcggcagcgggcggcactGGGCGGCTGCAGGCGGCAGCGGGCGGCTGCGGGCGGCACTGGTCGGCTGCGGGCGGCACTGGGCGGCTGCGGGCGGCACGGGGCGGTGa